The DNA sequence TGAGCAGCTATTCCTAGTTTCAACACCGGATAGTCATTTCCGCCCTCATCTAACCGATCCCCGATAAAAAGCATATCGGCAACGGCAATTCCAGTTTGTTGTGCAAGCTGAGAAATACCATAGGCTTTGTCAACACCTGCGCGAGTAATATCAACCGATGTTGAACCGCCAGAACGCACTTCCAAATCCGGCAAGTCTTGAGCGACTGCTTGCCGGAGAGCTTCTTTTTTAGTTCGGTTCGGATCCCACGCCTTTTTGGCTTCTACTGGCGCTTGTTGTCCCAGTGCGGAAAATGTAATTTGTGAACCGCGATCTTCAAGAATTGGTCCCCACGTCTGCGCTTCCCATAGTCCTAGTTGTTTCGCTCGTTTTTCTAAGGAGGCTAAGGCTGCTTGGCGTTCGTGCTCAGACAGGTCCTGAGCATATATTGTCCACCATTGGCCATCAATATACCTCAGATACCGCGTTCCGCAGGTGGGCATAAGATGCAATTTTTCCAGCTGATGTTCATCTGCTCCTAGGTTATCTAACAACTGGGTAGAAAACTGAGCAAACTGCCCTCCGGAAATGACGCATACCTCGGTGATGTCAAGGAGTCGACGTAGCGCATGAGCCATCGGTTGCGGTAAAGGAGACTTAGACGGAGCTAACGTATCGTCTAAATCGAAGGCGATTAACTTGTAGTGTGTCATAGTTCTCCATGGTTGTTTTATTTTGATCATTCAGCTCGAATACCACCAACTAATTGGTAAGCTAGAGACATTCTACGCATGTAAGGAGCGTTTTATGCAGGCAAGTTCGAATGACCATACCTCTGTCCACCGAGTTCCACAGCCGTTGGTCACTGCGGCCGCGTGGTCATGGCGATTAATCGTCGTAGCTATTGTCTTAGCCACAGCAGGTTGGCTCAGTTTACATTTTTATACCATTATCATTTCTACGATGGTGACGCTCCTACTGGCAGTCATCTTAGAGCCTTTTGCCAGCGGATTAATGAAACGTCTGAAGTTTCCTGCTGGATTAGCAGCAACGGCGACGCTTC is a window from the Arcanobacterium buesumense genome containing:
- a CDS encoding HAD-IIB family hydrolase, translating into MTHYKLIAFDLDDTLAPSKSPLPQPMAHALRRLLDITEVCVISGGQFAQFSTQLLDNLGADEHQLEKLHLMPTCGTRYLRYIDGQWWTIYAQDLSEHERQAALASLEKRAKQLGLWEAQTWGPILEDRGSQITFSALGQQAPVEAKKAWDPNRTKKEALRQAVAQDLPDLEVRSGGSTSVDITRAGVDKAYGISQLAQQTGIAVADMLFIGDRLDEGGNDYPVLKLGIAAHQVHGWEDTARFVMRYVDEQGTNNG